A single window of Pseudarthrobacter psychrotolerans DNA harbors:
- a CDS encoding thiamine pyrophosphate-dependent enzyme — protein sequence MSTTTTAGHLIVAQLERAGIKRVYGVPGESFLDVLDGLHGSSIETVVTRHEGGAGFMALAEGRLTELPGVAMVTRGPGAANAFIAIHTAHQDATPMILFVGLIPVADRGRESFQEFDINAWFGSTAKKVVTLEDAASAARVVDDAIFTALSGRPGPVVIGLPEDVLVHTINEGTVEPRVVARSGPTAADLAALEQRLAASHKPLIVVGGEGWDQASSEALAGWAERHGIPVLADFRAYDAVPHHSGAYAGYLGYARSDANAARLDESDLLIFVGCVRADVLSDGYKRGLTAVTVVVNADADLLGHFGRLDQHIPAHVASFATVLAATTSEVKPAAGWLAEARADYEKFSSARPDRVNGVDVQGVDLGVVMEILKQEMDDDAVITYGAGNHSLWPARYLQHNAANSLAAPRNGAMGMGIPAAVAASLAFPGRQVISVAGDGCFMMNGQEIATAMGHGATFIVLVVDNGIFATIREHQEAHYPGRPSGTHMTNPDFAALARSYGGYGERIETAEDFAPAFRRAVDSGLPAVLHLPQDPATRSPKTASN from the coding sequence TTGAGTACAACAACCACTGCCGGGCACCTGATTGTCGCGCAGCTCGAGCGTGCCGGCATCAAGCGGGTCTACGGTGTCCCGGGTGAAAGTTTCCTGGATGTCCTGGACGGTTTGCATGGCTCCAGCATTGAGACGGTGGTGACCCGGCATGAGGGCGGCGCGGGTTTTATGGCCCTGGCGGAGGGCCGGCTGACGGAGTTGCCCGGTGTGGCGATGGTGACCCGTGGCCCGGGTGCGGCCAACGCGTTCATCGCGATCCACACCGCGCATCAGGACGCCACGCCCATGATCCTGTTCGTGGGGCTGATCCCGGTGGCGGACCGGGGCCGGGAGTCCTTCCAGGAGTTCGATATCAATGCCTGGTTCGGCAGCACCGCCAAGAAAGTGGTCACGCTCGAGGACGCCGCTTCGGCCGCCCGCGTGGTGGATGACGCGATCTTCACCGCACTGAGCGGCCGGCCCGGACCCGTGGTCATCGGGCTCCCCGAGGACGTCCTGGTCCACACCATCAACGAAGGCACGGTGGAGCCGCGGGTGGTGGCACGGTCCGGGCCGACCGCGGCGGACCTGGCCGCGCTGGAACAGCGCCTGGCAGCATCGCACAAACCCCTGATCGTGGTCGGTGGCGAAGGCTGGGACCAGGCTTCTTCCGAAGCGTTGGCCGGCTGGGCAGAACGCCACGGCATTCCTGTCCTGGCTGATTTCCGCGCCTACGACGCCGTTCCGCACCATAGCGGTGCCTACGCCGGATACCTCGGCTACGCCCGCAGCGACGCCAACGCGGCACGGTTGGACGAGTCCGATCTCCTGATCTTCGTCGGCTGCGTCCGCGCCGATGTGCTCTCCGACGGCTACAAGCGCGGCCTCACCGCCGTCACGGTGGTGGTCAATGCCGACGCGGACCTGCTGGGTCATTTCGGCCGGCTGGATCAGCACATCCCCGCCCACGTCGCATCCTTCGCCACGGTCCTCGCCGCGACCACCTCCGAGGTGAAGCCGGCCGCGGGTTGGCTGGCCGAGGCGCGCGCCGATTATGAAAAGTTCTCCTCCGCCCGGCCGGACAGGGTCAACGGAGTGGACGTACAGGGCGTGGATCTCGGTGTCGTGATGGAAATCCTGAAGCAGGAAATGGACGACGACGCCGTCATCACCTACGGGGCGGGAAACCACTCGCTCTGGCCGGCCCGGTACCTGCAGCACAACGCCGCGAACTCCCTGGCCGCGCCGCGGAACGGTGCGATGGGCATGGGCATCCCCGCAGCGGTGGCCGCGTCCCTGGCGTTCCCGGGCCGGCAGGTCATCTCCGTGGCGGGGGATGGGTGCTTCATGATGAACGGGCAGGAAATTGCCACCGCCATGGGCCACGGCGCGACGTTCATCGTGCTGGTGGTGGATAACGGCATCTTCGCCACCATCCGTGAACACCAGGAAGCCCACTACCCGGGCCGGCCCTCCGGCACGCACATGACCAACCCCGACTTCGCCGCGCTGGCCCGCTCCTACGGCGGCTACGGCGAACGGATCGAGACGGCCGAGGACTTCGCGCCCGCGTTCCGCCGCGCCGTCGACTCCGGGCTCCCCGCCGTGCTGCACCTGCCCCAGGACCCTGCCACCCGCTCACCCAAGACCGCCAGCAACTGA
- a CDS encoding PucR family transcriptional regulator, which produces MHNTKDNTSRWGELVEQLHSRLDVLVDLFMARVQEIPEYAGNRVGLAELRDTARETFRRLVDGLRDKELQQSGRNGDRDSLMRFSSELGTKRARAGISPDALISAVRLDFGILWDDLLLIADPEDAMLLTSRVDRVWRVVDEFATHTHSSYSAERVRMAQEASNIRREFIARLFSKSELSADTISQAAAALVTDPDARFSIVAASGEAASQLRAIAAQGPQSSQRLFVHEFGGSAYVFWALGRTAGGAQPGGSGYLPAGIAGIPCGYVEGFSGLRALPSAARTAERLALLLHPSDRGPLTAADAWARLAKQQLQDAGLDLWADLDSSLSPCRGGERERLEETVRHFLSTGNITTTAQSLFCHRNTILNRLNRFQDLTGIDLTVPSQAARLVVAWA; this is translated from the coding sequence ATGCACAATACTAAGGACAACACCTCCCGCTGGGGAGAATTGGTGGAGCAGCTGCACAGTCGCCTGGACGTACTTGTGGACCTCTTTATGGCCCGGGTCCAGGAGATCCCGGAGTACGCCGGCAACAGGGTTGGCCTCGCGGAACTTCGGGATACGGCCCGCGAGACGTTTCGCCGTCTTGTGGACGGGCTGCGTGACAAGGAGCTACAGCAGTCGGGCCGCAACGGTGACCGCGATTCGCTGATGCGTTTCTCCTCGGAACTAGGCACCAAAAGGGCGCGGGCCGGGATCTCCCCCGATGCCCTCATCTCGGCCGTCCGGCTGGACTTCGGCATCCTGTGGGATGACCTGCTGCTGATCGCTGATCCCGAAGACGCAATGCTCCTGACATCCAGGGTGGACAGGGTATGGCGCGTAGTGGACGAATTCGCCACCCATACGCACTCGAGCTACTCAGCCGAACGGGTGCGCATGGCCCAGGAGGCATCAAATATCCGCCGTGAATTCATTGCACGGCTGTTCAGCAAATCCGAACTCTCCGCGGACACCATCAGCCAGGCGGCCGCAGCCCTTGTGACCGATCCTGACGCGCGGTTCTCCATAGTTGCCGCAAGCGGGGAAGCTGCATCACAACTGCGCGCCATCGCGGCTCAGGGCCCGCAGTCCTCGCAGCGGCTCTTTGTGCACGAATTCGGCGGCAGCGCATACGTGTTCTGGGCGCTCGGCCGTACCGCCGGAGGGGCTCAACCTGGCGGATCCGGCTATCTGCCGGCCGGCATTGCCGGTATCCCCTGCGGCTATGTGGAAGGTTTTTCCGGCCTGCGCGCCCTCCCGTCGGCGGCGCGGACAGCCGAGCGCCTGGCCCTGCTCCTCCACCCTTCGGACAGGGGCCCGCTGACAGCCGCTGACGCCTGGGCCAGGCTCGCGAAGCAGCAACTCCAGGACGCCGGACTGGATCTGTGGGCGGACCTGGACTCTTCGCTCTCGCCCTGCCGGGGCGGGGAGCGCGAACGCCTGGAGGAAACGGTGCGCCATTTCCTGTCCACAGGGAATATCACCACCACGGCGCAGTCCCTTTTCTGTCACCGGAACACCATCCTCAACCGGCTCAACCGCTTCCAGGACCTGACCGGGATCGACCTCACAGTCCCGTCCCAGGCGGCCAGGCTGGTGGTTGCCTGGGCCTGA
- a CDS encoding gamma-aminobutyraldehyde dehydrogenase, with protein MITLHNIINGQAVDTPDSLPFFDPATGVQLGTAPDSDPATVDAAFHAAHTAFTTYKRTTPGERQGMLLQLADLIETNADRLLEAEVACTGKPRAVTRELEILRGADQLRFFAGACRVVSGTAQTEYVKGFTSTIRREPLGVVAQITPWNYPFMMAIWKIGPALAAGNTLVLKPADTTPWSTVILGELAQEAFPAGVVNILCGGRGTGAAMVEHEIPEMVSITGSTRAGAQVMSAAAKTLKDVHLELGGKAPAIVFADVDIHQTAKEIALSAFFNAGQDCTAVTRVLVHETIHTEFAAALAQAASALNVGGEDADLGPLNSAAQLDQVEGFMTRLPANATVLAGGKRTGTGYHFEPTVIDGVFQTDEVVCDEIFGPVLTVQPFTTEEEAIDLANGTKYALASSVWSNNHGVVTRVSMELDFGAVWINCHQIIPAEAPHGGFKHSGTGKDLSIYGLEDYTRIKSVTTSHR; from the coding sequence GTGATCACCCTGCACAACATCATCAACGGCCAGGCCGTTGACACCCCGGACAGCCTGCCGTTCTTCGACCCGGCCACCGGGGTCCAGCTCGGCACCGCCCCGGACAGCGACCCCGCCACCGTCGACGCCGCCTTCCACGCCGCGCACACCGCCTTCACGACCTACAAGCGGACCACGCCGGGCGAACGCCAGGGGATGCTGCTCCAGCTCGCGGACCTCATCGAAACCAACGCCGACCGGCTGCTCGAGGCCGAAGTCGCGTGCACCGGCAAGCCGCGGGCCGTGACCCGCGAGCTGGAAATCCTGCGCGGCGCGGACCAGCTGCGCTTCTTCGCCGGCGCCTGCCGCGTCGTATCCGGCACGGCACAAACCGAATACGTGAAGGGCTTCACCTCCACCATCCGGCGCGAACCCCTCGGCGTGGTCGCCCAGATCACGCCCTGGAACTACCCGTTCATGATGGCGATCTGGAAAATCGGGCCCGCCCTGGCCGCGGGCAACACCCTGGTCCTCAAACCCGCCGACACCACCCCCTGGTCCACCGTGATCCTGGGCGAACTCGCCCAGGAAGCCTTCCCCGCCGGCGTCGTGAACATCCTCTGCGGCGGCCGCGGCACCGGCGCCGCGATGGTCGAGCACGAGATCCCCGAAATGGTCTCCATCACCGGCTCCACCCGCGCCGGCGCACAGGTCATGTCCGCAGCCGCGAAAACGCTCAAGGACGTCCACCTCGAACTCGGCGGCAAGGCACCCGCGATCGTCTTCGCCGACGTCGACATCCACCAGACAGCGAAGGAGATCGCGCTGAGTGCGTTCTTCAACGCCGGCCAGGACTGCACCGCCGTCACCCGCGTCCTCGTGCACGAAACCATCCACACCGAGTTCGCCGCCGCCCTCGCCCAGGCCGCCTCCGCCCTGAACGTCGGCGGCGAGGACGCGGACCTCGGCCCGCTGAACAGCGCCGCCCAACTCGACCAGGTGGAGGGCTTCATGACCCGGCTCCCGGCCAACGCCACCGTCCTCGCCGGCGGCAAACGCACCGGCACCGGCTACCACTTCGAACCCACCGTGATCGACGGCGTCTTCCAAACCGACGAAGTCGTCTGCGACGAGATCTTCGGCCCCGTCCTCACCGTCCAGCCCTTCACCACCGAAGAAGAAGCCATCGACCTCGCCAACGGCACCAAATACGCCCTCGCCTCCAGCGTCTGGTCCAACAACCACGGCGTGGTCACCCGGGTCTCCATGGAACTGGACTTCGGCGCCGTCTGGATCAACTGCCACCAAATCATCCCCGCCGAAGCCCCCCACGGCGGCTTCAAACACTCCGGCACCGGCAAAGACCTCTCCATCTACGGACTCGAGGACTACACCCGCATCAAATCCGTCACCACCTCCCACCGCTAA
- a CDS encoding MFS transporter gives MANMVNTTTAAATARLDLAKMRKIALASVIGTTVEWYDLFVFGTASALVFNKIFFPSFDPLVGTMLAFGTFASAYIARMVGAIIFGHFGDRLGRKSMLLISLLTMGAATFAIGLLPDYNSIGIMAPLLLLFLRVIQGLALGSEWGGAVLMTVEHAPASQRGFYGSLVQVGVPAGTMIANIAFLIVASTVSTEALLSWGWRIPFLASALLVAVGIYIRLHIEETPSFQAVKDAGAKAKLPFAALMAKYWKQVILGGVATLSTGSTFTLLVASGVSYGKKELGHSESLMLWVVLAACALCFVLIPFFGRLSDKYGRKPIIFAGVAAEAALTFPMFWLMDTKSVALLFVAYLAMMTAFAANYGPIATFLAELFGSKVRYSGLSVAYMLSGLLGSAATPFITTWLLGVTHQSSSIAWYIMGASLVSLAALVILTETRYGNIDAVDESPVEAAAK, from the coding sequence ATGGCCAACATGGTAAATACCACCACGGCCGCTGCTACAGCACGCCTGGACCTCGCAAAAATGCGCAAAATCGCTCTCGCCAGCGTGATCGGCACCACCGTCGAGTGGTACGACCTCTTCGTTTTCGGAACAGCTTCCGCGCTGGTCTTCAACAAAATCTTCTTCCCCAGCTTCGACCCGCTGGTGGGCACCATGCTCGCTTTCGGCACGTTCGCCTCGGCCTACATCGCCCGCATGGTGGGCGCCATCATCTTCGGACACTTCGGCGACAGGCTTGGACGCAAGTCCATGCTCCTGATCTCGCTCCTGACCATGGGCGCCGCCACGTTCGCCATCGGCCTGCTGCCGGACTACAACAGCATCGGCATCATGGCCCCGTTGCTCCTCCTCTTCCTCCGCGTCATCCAGGGCCTGGCCCTGGGCAGCGAGTGGGGCGGAGCGGTGCTGATGACAGTGGAACACGCACCCGCCTCACAGCGGGGGTTCTACGGTTCCCTGGTCCAGGTGGGCGTACCAGCCGGAACCATGATCGCCAACATAGCCTTCCTGATCGTGGCCTCAACCGTCAGCACCGAGGCACTGCTCAGCTGGGGCTGGCGCATTCCGTTCCTCGCCTCCGCACTCCTGGTGGCCGTGGGCATCTACATCCGGCTCCACATCGAGGAGACCCCGTCCTTCCAGGCGGTCAAGGATGCCGGCGCCAAGGCCAAGCTTCCCTTCGCGGCCCTGATGGCCAAGTACTGGAAGCAGGTCATCCTCGGCGGCGTCGCCACCCTCTCAACGGGAAGCACGTTCACTCTCCTGGTTGCGTCCGGCGTCTCCTACGGCAAGAAGGAACTCGGCCACTCCGAGAGTCTGATGCTGTGGGTGGTCCTCGCCGCCTGCGCCTTGTGCTTCGTCCTCATCCCGTTCTTCGGACGCCTCTCGGACAAATACGGCCGCAAACCCATCATCTTCGCGGGCGTCGCCGCCGAGGCAGCCCTGACCTTCCCCATGTTTTGGCTAATGGATACCAAGTCCGTAGCGCTTCTCTTCGTCGCCTACCTGGCCATGATGACGGCGTTCGCCGCCAACTACGGCCCGATCGCCACGTTCCTGGCCGAGCTGTTTGGGTCAAAGGTCCGCTACTCGGGCCTGTCCGTTGCATACATGCTCTCAGGACTCCTGGGCAGCGCCGCGACACCATTCATCACCACCTGGCTCCTGGGCGTCACGCACCAGAGCTCGTCCATCGCCTGGTACATCATGGGAGCCTCCCTGGTTTCGCTGGCGGCGCTCGTGATCCTGACGGAAACCCGCTACGGCAACATCGACGCCGTCGACGAGTCGCCCGTTGAGGCGGCAGCGAAGTGA
- a CDS encoding RidA family protein, translating into MTAASPAGTIRRIAEIPGGAAAVGPFSQAVVANGFVFTAGQICAITGLDHQPETFEGQVRQTLRNLTAVLEAAGSGLAHVVKVNTYLTDPGQLEEYNRVYAEFFGDAKPARTSVCVSLWGVSLEIECVAVLAEAGQ; encoded by the coding sequence GTGACGGCAGCCTCCCCCGCCGGAACCATCCGGAGGATCGCTGAGATCCCCGGCGGGGCGGCCGCCGTCGGTCCCTTCTCCCAGGCAGTAGTCGCCAACGGATTCGTCTTTACGGCCGGGCAGATCTGCGCCATCACGGGACTGGACCACCAGCCGGAAACGTTCGAGGGACAGGTCCGCCAGACACTCCGGAACCTCACAGCAGTGCTGGAGGCCGCCGGCTCCGGGCTGGCCCACGTGGTCAAAGTCAACACCTACCTCACGGATCCGGGGCAGCTGGAGGAGTACAACCGCGTTTATGCGGAGTTCTTCGGCGACGCAAAGCCGGCACGCACGTCCGTCTGCGTCAGCCTCTGGGGAGTCTCCCTGGAAATCGAATGTGTTGCGGTCCTGGCTGAGGCCGGACAGTGA